The following are encoded together in the Arcticibacterium luteifluviistationis genome:
- a CDS encoding LytR/AlgR family response regulator transcription factor, with product MNPLIHRNTEVLPKILKEIDVDEINQFQAASNYTFVLLKNGQKLLSGYSLGVFEKIFSQHIFLRINRTNLVNKGYISSIIERDNSHYVRLQNNQEILIPRRKKNTLLRTIPSILKPF from the coding sequence ATGAATCCACTTATTCACAGAAACACAGAGGTCTTACCAAAGATTTTAAAAGAAATTGATGTTGATGAAATTAATCAATTTCAGGCCGCATCAAACTACACTTTTGTTCTTTTAAAAAATGGTCAGAAACTTCTTTCTGGATATTCCTTGGGAGTGTTTGAGAAAATTTTCAGCCAGCATATTTTTTTAAGAATTAACCGCACTAACCTAGTTAACAAAGGTTACATCAGCTCCATTATTGAAAGAGACAATTCCCATTATGTCAGACTTCAAAACAACCAGGAAATCCTAATACCAAGAAGAAAAAAGAATACACTACTTAGAACTATACCATCTATCCTTAAACCTTTTTAA
- a CDS encoding sensor histidine kinase, which produces MKNLNIFITTLLCLFTLFACKKDTELDETADKEKGVLTAMAKADTNLYFKSFSTADGLISSELLNVFTDSYGYVWTATGKGVMRFDGKTFTPFFDDIETNVRLQGATSFFEDRVGKLWLFSGAGYLHWYDREANKMVAVSTKLENGWLAERPMNIMQADSTHLWIGGYGGLQKINIENDSTEVFPVEKIRNMDWPHEEKVRIEIIKKDLTGQIWLGTKKFGLVKFDPISGTYDFLRDKPAFSNIILDDWITDIEIDADGTFWISDFEQGLVHFDPKAEKVLDFIEIEDLLNSPYKVAIREVLKEGNLMWLATNFHGLVLLDLDTKRIVRQFTTENSDLPSNEVMTIGRDTQNNYWLSGSHLIAASSMFYKFKSTALGNNLPVYDLAKTDNGILASTKKGIYSINEKDEIKKASLDNLGYFGLYQSADKQIWAGSSFKNYVLSPDLKKTNRTYNYDLLVDSVGNYLRRGLRIMEDSQGKIWMIDNWNRLKYIDPTSGKIQNIFELAQDPISKKFIQVKTILDDPQRERLLIGTDIGLVTLNYQNFEVKYITKTPQHKETVKYLYRDKHGKIWGIFANKIFEINAHDFSLSPLIIKDKEFAKNFNWIVEEPLNTYWMQSSLGIIKYENEKSALFKNSNFSEGSFNKPAPVVTYQGKVYFGGENGVSTIDPSLLKINNIPPFINLNAVRIPFKNETSSYDSTISIGKKEALELDYYQNRLSFQFEALHFKDPSANTIKYKLAGYDDNFTTLTSNKEANYTNLNSGKYQLIFAAANSDGIWSKEKIFNITIHPPWYKTWWAFVLYVLFAAAAIYGWIRYRVFMKLQKFKATEDIRTKISADLHDDVGSILTGLSMKSELMALGVKEIEPESLNKISEMAREAMERMRDTVWAIDSRKDKYENLLDRMNAYANTNLPLKDFQYDFDTTGFNPKSFIQPDVRQSLYLIFKEAITNLLKHSDGDKVTINLYQESKTLYMQIKDNGLLKNDIPSDGLGQSNMKARAEKIGGVFRTYYDQGFIVEVALKQAS; this is translated from the coding sequence TTGAAAAATCTGAACATTTTCATCACAACACTCCTTTGCCTTTTTACTTTGTTTGCATGTAAAAAGGATACCGAACTAGATGAAACGGCTGACAAAGAAAAAGGTGTATTAACTGCTATGGCTAAAGCTGACACAAATCTTTATTTCAAATCTTTCAGCACTGCTGATGGCCTAATTTCTTCTGAACTGCTTAATGTTTTTACTGATAGCTATGGCTATGTTTGGACAGCTACAGGCAAAGGTGTAATGCGTTTTGATGGGAAAACCTTCACGCCTTTCTTTGATGATATTGAAACCAATGTTCGTCTTCAAGGTGCTACATCCTTTTTTGAAGACCGTGTGGGCAAACTTTGGCTTTTTTCAGGTGCTGGGTATTTACATTGGTATGACAGGGAAGCCAATAAAATGGTGGCTGTTTCTACCAAACTAGAGAATGGCTGGTTAGCTGAAAGACCCATGAATATTATGCAAGCCGACAGTACTCATCTCTGGATAGGGGGCTATGGAGGCTTACAAAAAATAAATATTGAAAACGACAGCACAGAAGTTTTTCCTGTTGAAAAAATCAGAAACATGGACTGGCCTCATGAAGAAAAAGTGCGTATTGAAATAATTAAAAAGGATCTAACTGGTCAAATCTGGCTTGGCACCAAAAAGTTTGGACTTGTAAAATTTGACCCTATATCTGGCACTTATGACTTTTTAAGAGATAAGCCTGCTTTTTCCAATATAATATTGGACGACTGGATTACAGATATTGAGATAGATGCAGACGGAACATTCTGGATATCTGATTTTGAACAAGGGCTGGTTCACTTTGACCCCAAAGCAGAAAAAGTCTTAGACTTTATTGAGATTGAAGACCTTCTCAACTCTCCTTATAAAGTAGCCATTAGAGAGGTACTCAAAGAGGGCAATTTAATGTGGCTGGCTACTAATTTTCATGGTCTCGTTTTACTTGATTTAGACACAAAAAGGATAGTAAGACAATTTACTACAGAAAATTCAGACTTGCCCTCAAATGAGGTAATGACTATCGGGCGAGATACCCAAAATAACTATTGGCTATCTGGCAGTCACCTAATAGCGGCCTCATCCATGTTTTATAAGTTCAAATCTACGGCCTTAGGAAACAATTTGCCTGTTTATGATTTAGCCAAAACCGATAACGGTATTCTAGCCAGTACAAAAAAGGGGATTTACAGCATAAATGAGAAAGATGAAATCAAGAAAGCCTCTTTAGACAATCTTGGTTATTTTGGTTTATATCAATCGGCAGACAAACAAATTTGGGCAGGAAGCTCATTTAAAAACTATGTATTATCGCCTGACCTCAAGAAAACAAACCGTACGTATAACTATGACTTACTGGTAGACTCTGTAGGAAATTATTTAAGAAGAGGACTACGAATCATGGAGGATTCTCAAGGTAAAATATGGATGATAGACAACTGGAATCGTTTGAAGTACATTGACCCTACTTCTGGGAAAATACAAAATATTTTTGAGCTAGCTCAAGACCCAATAAGTAAAAAGTTTATACAAGTAAAAACTATACTGGACGACCCACAGAGAGAACGTTTACTGATAGGTACTGACATAGGCCTAGTTACTCTAAATTATCAAAACTTCGAGGTTAAGTATATCACAAAAACACCGCAACATAAAGAAACTGTAAAATACCTTTATAGGGATAAGCATGGCAAAATTTGGGGCATTTTTGCAAACAAAATATTTGAAATAAATGCACATGATTTCAGTCTTAGCCCGCTTATAATAAAAGACAAAGAATTTGCCAAAAACTTTAACTGGATAGTGGAAGAGCCTCTAAATACGTATTGGATGCAAAGCTCACTAGGTATTATTAAATACGAAAACGAAAAAAGTGCCCTATTCAAAAACTCCAACTTTAGTGAAGGCAGCTTTAACAAACCTGCTCCAGTAGTTACCTACCAAGGCAAAGTTTATTTTGGTGGAGAAAACGGGGTAAGCACAATAGACCCTTCGCTACTGAAAATCAACAACATACCACCTTTCATCAACCTCAACGCTGTCAGAATTCCTTTTAAAAATGAAACATCTTCTTATGACTCCACCATTTCGATTGGTAAAAAGGAAGCACTTGAGCTTGACTACTATCAAAATCGTTTAAGCTTCCAGTTTGAAGCACTTCACTTTAAAGATCCATCGGCCAATACTATTAAGTATAAGTTAGCAGGCTATGATGACAACTTCACCACTTTAACTTCCAATAAAGAGGCTAATTATACCAATTTAAACTCAGGAAAATATCAGCTCATTTTTGCGGCAGCAAATAGTGATGGAATCTGGTCAAAAGAAAAAATATTTAATATAACCATTCACCCACCTTGGTATAAAACCTGGTGGGCGTTTGTTTTATATGTCCTATTTGCCGCTGCCGCCATTTATGGTTGGATTCGTTATAGAGTATTTATGAAACTTCAAAAGTTTAAAGCCACTGAAGATATTAGAACCAAAATATCGGCCGACTTACATGATGATGTGGGTAGTATTTTAACAGGGCTATCTATGAAGTCTGAGTTAATGGCTCTGGGAGTAAAAGAAATAGAACCTGAAAGCCTGAATAAAATAAGTGAAATGGCTAGAGAAGCTATGGAACGCATGAGAGACACTGTGTGGGCCATTGACTCTAGAAAAGATAAGTATGAAAACCTGCTAGACCGGATGAACGCCTATGCCAACACCAACCTTCCTTTAAAAGACTTTCAATACGATTTTGACACTACAGGGTTTAATCCAAAATCGTTTATTCAGCCTGACGTTCGTCAAAGCCTCTACCTTATTTTCAAAGAAGCCATCACTAATCTTTTAAAGCATTCTGATGGCGACAAAGTGACTATAAACCTATATCAAGAATCCAAAACACTTTATATGCAAATAAAAGATAACGGTCTTCTTAAAAATGACATTCCATCTGATGGACTAGGGCAAAGTAACATGAAAGCTCGTGCGGAGAAAATTGGAGGAGTTTTCAGAACTTATTATGACCAAGGATTTATAGTAGAAGTGGCTTTGAAGCAGGCTTCATAA
- a CDS encoding 3-coathanger stack domain-containing protein, which translates to MKRILLLLIALIANFAVCGQVTNGTYNMEVHFVKGWGQVDEENGDSEPTFISKVQEDTGYDQNSLLSIADGASNSGSTCYYYSANSNFYGPTVDYNLGTFTNSSGRYDWNLMSYEDDGGSRCVKDNGDDDVSSIWNWKYAYSGVEASTWLEFEENIENGSYGTLKHAWRYTHGSAASDPLEFGTITSGTKSHTNTNRSAPSGASSSLGYNNHWGSNYGFSFKSGNDVTYKFSISSSKKVTISTDYSTTDFDTYLHLVRWNSNGTFNYLTGDDDGGSVSQTSKIIQDLCPGDYGIIVDGYDGSSKGDFHLTVGVSTLTVSPGTIARSGAQYICPNATLSTATNSVYASSTLGRVTYTWEKNTYNGSAWSGWSTTSGTGSSNSSLGNLGTNEAVAIRRKATDCGSSAYTDIVYYYKTTVTATAGSITGSKMIPNPQEISNGSISNYSSASASPSAIISWEKNDGGGWQTIPGATSQSYTLPSAISQTTEYRRKVKSSCTSPEVSSTTSPVEVKVINTNGIISGVVKDRNNAFGIGGITITATRTTSVEGGAVNKTYTDITSPSGTFSIPGVYYGDIAPGSGDAASFNVVPSKAGHGFDPDIQTVTVQQNNPTPPGITFLDTTGFVITGVISQECADCDGATVSAPKVFYLENVDIIEDGSAAGKTTDETGTYTTIKLFEGDYDIKPEYETHQFSPEETTVTVGGSGGVTTTGIDFKDTTTHVISGNVIINCTDFYIGQANITFSQVLPDKNGAPVLPTFTKTITTNSGSGAYSVRLPAAKYKVSVNSFSNVPQEKNLNGIEMAAFLNAYPDSIRVRDITNVDTTLNLYFHEKPQIQVTGLAGPCDGTSGLTGAIDLSSNPIFVQSEERTFTVKVWEGNPSKACPAVDSMLIMSTNIEVDDVPEQLDTMTTGGEVELTLVGGIPNIIPPHHKTLSFNFTDVWKREADPAIIYPVVTGIKANIGSFATVSPEIPIMILRDPPGDQSSSYWSQNNTTETSNRFYGKIGGSSEIWGKVKVGVETQNGLGVSIKSKVWGEIGGSLITSGSIKKSEEVTVSSTNSQAFATNNGTFVVGEKADVYIGAAMNLKYAVTNEVIYAPDTCSFYLKKFLMISNEGFATKYIYSEHHILTSLIPTLKSFRDQPSITQAEKDGYADQISVWEQIIENNKELKRKAKFVENISFDGSVGAITSSSSGTIKSTSTIEFDLAIDAGVATELGLEVGGAGVSGGVKMRMKMETGKSTVTTNTTTTTTGYTINDQNPGDFYTVDVKTDPVYGTPVFDLVAGTSSCPTETGAQPRYEVSLTSANPILSGIPANGTGIFEVKIGNTSQSEETRSYYIRHINASSNGATISKDGNPFIVPFEYNLNYLQQVPISIGVTRFNPNVYGFEDIRFEAYDACRGVNPAFPLSRKEISISAFFANGCSPITLSAPENGFVVSQANNNMLGLTMKDYDYNNLDNIVVEYAEKGTSSWIEAITIPKSQIQNSSFGTQISLDIAGLSDGEYNFRLKLKCGLDVVYSKRVYGTIDRKGPESFGLPQPSDDVYSLGDEISSEFNEKLACSSFNASNFTMTRLSNSTTVPAVLGCFNNKIVITPTIDILPFLGDSVRVNLVNINDQYGNPSLVDYSWKFFIGTPEIDATVPYYANLNPASSTSTSGSPSISSTPTSMDEDAIGTLNMNFSTSVAPTDSILVYFIVAGTASFGDDYTVSGAHTFDGNEGSIYIPKNGFYAQLSINPIADTDLESDETIILGILSGGDYNIGGSNKVTLTILNDDSDDCENGGSPFLVDNNASGNTAISAGEYHKSFLESDGDVQSPTTVIFKGEHSVTLKPGFEVQNGSVFLAILEDCPNLVTGGPSGGEKGARLATANTTAAPEFTTYTIENKARLDESKGIVQKIDKNGEILIPFASAFEQQFEISLLTTTASKKGDYNSDITYQSGVNTFSLDTNELEAGNYFLKFKGLRDKKESYHKLVVSGN; encoded by the coding sequence ATGAAAAGAATACTACTATTACTGATAGCTTTAATAGCTAATTTCGCCGTTTGTGGGCAGGTTACTAATGGCACCTATAATATGGAGGTGCATTTTGTGAAAGGTTGGGGACAGGTAGATGAAGAAAATGGAGATTCTGAACCTACATTTATATCGAAGGTTCAAGAAGATACAGGTTATGATCAAAACTCACTTCTGAGTATTGCTGATGGAGCTTCTAATAGCGGTTCTACATGTTATTACTATAGTGCAAACAGTAATTTTTATGGACCGACTGTAGATTACAATCTAGGAACATTTACAAATTCGAGCGGGAGATATGACTGGAATCTAATGAGTTATGAAGATGATGGTGGTAGCAGATGTGTCAAAGATAACGGAGATGATGATGTGTCCTCCATTTGGAATTGGAAATATGCTTATTCTGGAGTAGAAGCGTCCACATGGCTTGAATTTGAAGAAAATATTGAGAATGGATCTTATGGTACCCTAAAACATGCTTGGAGGTATACGCATGGTTCAGCAGCTTCAGATCCCTTAGAGTTTGGAACCATTACTTCTGGAACAAAATCTCACACAAATACAAATAGAAGTGCACCATCGGGAGCTAGTAGTAGTCTAGGTTATAATAATCATTGGGGAAGTAATTATGGGTTTAGTTTTAAAAGTGGTAATGACGTTACGTATAAATTTTCAATTTCAAGCTCTAAGAAAGTAACTATTTCCACAGACTATTCTACCACTGACTTTGATACATACTTACATTTAGTTCGTTGGAATAGTAATGGTACTTTTAATTACTTGACAGGAGACGATGATGGAGGAAGTGTTAGTCAAACATCTAAAATCATACAAGACCTTTGCCCTGGTGATTATGGAATCATTGTGGATGGGTATGATGGGTCGAGCAAAGGTGACTTTCATCTTACTGTAGGTGTTTCAACGTTAACTGTTTCTCCTGGAACAATTGCCCGCTCAGGTGCACAGTATATCTGCCCAAATGCTACTTTATCTACTGCTACAAATTCGGTGTATGCCAGTAGTACCTTAGGCCGGGTGACATACACTTGGGAAAAAAATACATACAACGGCTCTGCTTGGTCTGGATGGAGTACCACTTCAGGAACGGGCTCTTCAAATAGTTCATTAGGTAACTTGGGAACGAATGAAGCCGTTGCGATCAGAAGGAAGGCTACGGACTGTGGTTCTTCAGCGTACACAGATATTGTGTACTATTATAAAACCACCGTCACTGCCACAGCCGGTTCCATAACGGGCTCTAAAATGATTCCAAATCCGCAAGAAATTTCCAATGGTTCTATCAGTAATTACAGCAGTGCAAGTGCATCACCTTCTGCAATTATTTCTTGGGAAAAAAATGATGGCGGTGGATGGCAAACTATTCCAGGAGCTACTTCACAGTCTTATACTTTACCAAGTGCTATTAGTCAAACAACAGAATATAGAAGAAAAGTTAAAAGTTCATGTACTAGTCCTGAAGTTTCCAGTACTACCTCTCCGGTAGAAGTTAAAGTGATCAACACTAATGGTATCATTTCAGGTGTAGTAAAGGATAGAAATAATGCTTTTGGGATCGGAGGAATTACTATTACTGCAACAAGAACGACTTCTGTTGAAGGGGGTGCAGTAAACAAAACATATACGGATATTACTAGTCCCTCAGGTACATTTAGTATCCCTGGTGTTTACTACGGAGATATTGCTCCTGGATCTGGTGATGCAGCTAGTTTTAATGTAGTGCCGTCTAAAGCAGGTCATGGTTTTGACCCAGACATACAAACAGTTACTGTTCAACAAAACAATCCAACACCTCCGGGTATCACATTTTTAGATACCACTGGCTTTGTGATTACTGGAGTGATTTCCCAAGAATGTGCAGACTGTGATGGAGCAACCGTTTCTGCCCCCAAAGTATTTTACCTTGAAAATGTTGATATCATAGAAGATGGCTCGGCAGCTGGAAAAACAACAGATGAGACTGGAACGTACACCACCATAAAACTTTTTGAAGGAGACTATGATATCAAACCAGAATACGAAACTCATCAATTTTCACCAGAAGAAACTACGGTTACAGTTGGTGGTAGCGGTGGTGTCACTACCACAGGTATTGATTTTAAAGATACCACCACACATGTCATATCAGGTAATGTAATTATTAATTGTACCGACTTTTATATTGGTCAGGCTAATATTACTTTCTCACAAGTTTTACCTGATAAAAATGGTGCTCCAGTGTTGCCCACTTTCACCAAAACGATAACTACAAATTCTGGCTCCGGAGCCTACTCAGTAAGACTTCCAGCAGCTAAATACAAGGTCTCAGTAAATTCATTTTCTAATGTACCACAAGAAAAAAACCTGAATGGAATAGAAATGGCAGCTTTTCTTAATGCTTATCCAGATTCTATAAGAGTAAGAGATATTACCAATGTTGATACTACTTTGAATTTGTATTTTCATGAAAAACCTCAAATTCAAGTAACTGGTTTGGCAGGGCCTTGCGACGGTACTTCCGGTCTTACTGGAGCTATTGACCTTTCTTCAAACCCTATTTTTGTTCAAAGCGAAGAAAGAACGTTTACGGTGAAAGTATGGGAAGGAAACCCATCAAAGGCTTGTCCTGCTGTCGATTCCATGCTTATTATGAGTACAAACATTGAGGTTGATGACGTTCCAGAACAATTAGATACAATGACTACAGGTGGTGAAGTTGAATTAACACTTGTGGGTGGAATTCCTAATATTATACCTCCCCACCATAAAACGTTGTCATTTAATTTTACAGATGTATGGAAACGTGAGGCAGATCCGGCTATTATATACCCAGTGGTGACAGGAATCAAGGCTAATATTGGAAGTTTTGCCACTGTTTCACCAGAAATTCCAATTATGATCCTTAGAGACCCTCCAGGAGACCAAAGCTCAAGTTACTGGAGTCAGAATAATACTACAGAAACTTCCAATAGGTTTTATGGTAAGATAGGTGGAAGCTCTGAAATATGGGGTAAAGTGAAAGTGGGTGTAGAAACTCAAAATGGTTTGGGAGTTTCTATAAAATCGAAAGTTTGGGGAGAAATAGGAGGTTCACTTATCACCAGCGGTTCTATCAAAAAATCGGAAGAGGTGACTGTTTCTAGTACAAATAGCCAAGCGTTTGCTACAAACAATGGTACTTTTGTGGTTGGAGAAAAAGCGGATGTTTACATAGGAGCCGCCATGAACTTAAAGTATGCAGTGACTAACGAAGTTATTTATGCACCAGATACCTGTTCATTTTATTTGAAGAAGTTTTTGATGATTTCCAATGAAGGTTTTGCCACTAAATACATCTATAGTGAGCATCATATTCTTACTTCGCTTATTCCTACTTTGAAAAGCTTTAGAGATCAACCTAGTATTACGCAAGCAGAAAAGGACGGTTACGCTGATCAGATTAGTGTGTGGGAGCAAATAATAGAAAACAATAAGGAACTTAAGCGAAAAGCAAAGTTTGTAGAAAATATATCTTTTGATGGTTCCGTGGGTGCCATAACATCTAGTTCTTCAGGAACAATAAAAAGTACCTCAACAATCGAGTTTGATTTAGCCATAGATGCAGGGGTTGCTACAGAATTAGGACTAGAGGTAGGTGGAGCAGGAGTAAGTGGAGGTGTAAAAATGAGAATGAAGATGGAAACTGGAAAATCCACTGTAACGACTAATACCACTACCACTACTACAGGTTATACTATTAATGATCAAAATCCAGGAGACTTCTATACTGTTGATGTAAAAACAGATCCAGTTTATGGTACTCCTGTTTTTGACTTAGTAGCAGGAACCAGTAGTTGCCCTACAGAAACGGGAGCTCAGCCAAGATATGAAGTTTCACTTACTTCTGCCAATCCTATTTTAAGCGGAATCCCTGCCAATGGTACTGGTATATTTGAGGTAAAAATTGGTAATACTAGCCAAAGTGAAGAAACTCGTAGTTACTACATAAGGCATATCAATGCAAGTAGCAATGGAGCTACTATCTCCAAAGACGGTAACCCATTTATTGTACCCTTTGAATATAATCTTAATTACTTGCAGCAGGTACCCATAAGCATTGGAGTAACCCGTTTCAATCCTAATGTATATGGTTTTGAAGATATTAGGTTTGAGGCTTATGATGCCTGTAGAGGAGTTAATCCAGCATTTCCGTTGAGTAGAAAAGAAATAAGTATTTCTGCATTTTTTGCCAATGGTTGTAGTCCAATTACCTTGTCAGCACCAGAAAATGGTTTTGTAGTAAGTCAGGCTAATAATAACATGCTAGGTCTAACAATGAAAGATTATGACTACAATAACCTTGACAACATTGTGGTAGAATATGCTGAAAAAGGAACGAGTAGTTGGATTGAAGCCATCACAATACCAAAGTCTCAGATACAAAACAGTTCATTTGGAACTCAGATTAGTCTCGATATAGCTGGATTGTCAGATGGAGAATACAACTTTAGGTTAAAGTTAAAGTGTGGCTTAGATGTAGTTTATTCTAAGCGTGTTTACGGCACAATAGACCGCAAGGGGCCGGAAAGCTTTGGTTTGCCTCAGCCGTCAGATGATGTGTACTCTCTGGGAGATGAGATATCTAGTGAATTCAATGAAAAACTAGCTTGTTCTTCTTTCAACGCCAGTAATTTCACCATGACAAGGTTATCGAATAGCACGACTGTACCAGCGGTTTTAGGTTGTTTTAATAATAAAATTGTCATTACACCAACCATTGATATTCTGCCTTTCTTGGGCGACAGTGTTAGGGTAAACCTTGTCAATATCAACGACCAATACGGAAACCCTAGCTTGGTAGACTATTCTTGGAAATTTTTTATAGGTACTCCAGAAATAGATGCGACGGTGCCTTATTATGCGAATTTAAACCCAGCGTCATCAACTTCTACAAGTGGGTCTCCATCAATATCTAGTACACCTACCAGTATGGATGAAGACGCTATAGGCACCTTAAATATGAATTTCTCTACAAGTGTGGCACCTACAGATAGTATTCTAGTTTACTTTATTGTGGCAGGTACAGCTTCGTTTGGGGATGATTACACGGTTTCTGGAGCTCATACTTTTGATGGTAACGAAGGTTCTATTTACATTCCTAAGAATGGTTTTTATGCTCAATTGAGTATTAACCCTATCGCAGATACGGACTTAGAGAGTGATGAAACCATTATTCTTGGAATATTAAGTGGTGGAGACTATAACATTGGAGGTAGTAATAAAGTAACCCTTACCATATTAAATGATGATAGTGATGATTGTGAAAATGGAGGGTCACCGTTCCTAGTGGATAATAACGCCTCAGGAAATACGGCGATATCTGCAGGTGAATACCATAAATCATTTTTAGAGTCTGATGGTGATGTGCAATCTCCTACTACCGTGATTTTTAAAGGAGAGCATTCGGTAACGCTTAAGCCTGGGTTCGAAGTACAAAATGGCTCTGTTTTCTTAGCTATTCTGGAAGATTGCCCTAACCTAGTTACTGGCGGCCCATCAGGTGGAGAGAAAGGAGCTAGACTAGCGACTGCTAATACCACAGCGGCTCCTGAGTTTACCACTTACACCATAGAAAATAAGGCTAGATTGGATGAAAGTAAAGGGATTGTTCAAAAGATAGATAAGAATGGGGAAATACTTATTCCGTTTGCAAGTGCTTTTGAGCAGCAGTTTGAAATATCACTTTTAACTACAACAGCTTCTAAAAAAGGAGATTATAATTCTGACATCACTTATCAAAGCGGTGTAAACACTTTCAGTTTAGACACAAATGAGCTGGAAGCTGGAAACTATTTCCTTAAATTTAAAGGACTAAGAGATAAAAAAGAGAGCTATCATAAGTTGGTGGTTTCAGGTAATTAA